The genomic region ctctggcatttcacctggtttttatgcaaccaaaccttaGAAGGCCttttggagcaacatccaaggggttggtgagaaatatGTTGCTGACgcgccactggttgggggatcactgttataaagTATTATGATTTATGACTTGGTTAGTTTGGGTTTTGTTTCTGTGGCAGTTATGCCGGCAGGTTATGCACAACTGAATGTAGCTCCAATGTCACCATTTGGCTTCTGCCTCCTATGGATCTGCCACATTCATTCCTACATGTGTTTCTGCCAGTGGGCATTCAATTGGTTTCTAGGGAATCGCCGGCCAGTCTATTGATGTTCTTTGCATGAATGATAAAAAATGATAATAAAGCTCCTATTATAATCTGATGTAATAAACGTGTAGTTCCTGGCCAGGGTTTCCCCACTTTGGTTAGAGAACCACCTAATTCTGATGCTGCCTGTAGTTGTAAACTGCTCtactatttatatttacatatgatTGGCCTTTAACTAGATGGATCCCTGTGACCTCTTTATACCAATATAGTTTGATGTTGCAGATGTCCAAATAGAAGTAAAGTCATTGTGGACATTGGGATGAATTTGGTCTTTTGGGCTGGACTGTTCTAACTTGATGAAATTATTTGCTGTACATTTATAGTGAACTTGCTTGTGTGTAGTCATGTGGAACTAATTCTACCTAACGTAATGGTGGTTGTATGAATTGTGTGTGGCACTTTAGATTCTTTTGTCTGATTCTTGTGACTGAATTGCTGTATTTTTCAATCTGTACCCTGCTCAGCTATATTCCTGCTCTCACCGACTCAAACATTGTTTGTTTGCTCTTCAATATTGTTGGGAATATTTTGTTAGTTGAAGCAGTAAAAAATGTGATATTCCAGTGAAACCCATGCTGCATTTATTTCAGCTTTATTCAGCAATAGAGAGCATGAAATTGCTATTACAGTGACATTGTCATtcacatatataatgtataagaGAAAggggtagcaaaaaaaaaaacaaaacccaaaacACACAAGTTACAAAACACAAATTTCTAGCACTCTATCTAACCTACATTTGTTGTATTTATTTCAGCTTTATTCAGCAATACAGAGCATGAAATTACGATTACAGTGACATTGTCATTCACATAACATGAAAAAAGCAATGTATAAGAGAAAGGGGTAGCAaaacaaaaaccccaaaacaaacaagttaaaaaaacactaatttccAGCACTCTGTCTAACCCACAATTTGGAGTTGACCAGCTCctaagaacattaaaaaaaaaacatatgtacaCAAAATATGGAGCTTggattgcctttaaaaaataattgttacaatAAATGAGGCGTTACTactacactttggccaaaatatgtaagctcacgtgcaaAATCAAGGACCCCTACTGTATCTGAGTCCCGTGCGGCCCACTGGCATTCTTAAACTAGCCATTGACGCAAAGATACAGTTGTTCAAAGCAAGATTCATGCGACTTtcagtcctgacatttttcgtaccatgacaACCGGTCGTTTAGTTGGACAGggtaaaagatttatattggctaccAATAATTTCTCTGCACGTATTGTTTATCTGATAATATCAAATGTCAATACTATTTGTTGAACATAACTTtagtatgattgctgtctgtctaCTACTTATTTTAATCTCAACGGTTAAAGGTACATTGTTAGACTAAAACAAACAAGCTTTTGTCTCACAAAGAATAAGAATTTCTTTTCTACGGCCAGTTTAACTCTGGTGCATTTGAAAAGCAAGTTCCCCAGTGagcagtgtgactgagtagtaagaccaggTTGCATGCAGGGAGCTTTAAAGTCCCAGTCCAATAACATACACCTGTAGGTAATTCAAGAGGCTAGATGGCAGCTAGAAGCAATATTTGGCTAGAATTTGTACAAGAAACACAAAGAAATCACCAGCACTCAGTCTAACCCACGATGTGGTATTGAGCAGTTGTTACAAGCATCCTTGTGTCAGCACTTGTAAAATGCCAGAGCGgcagtttaaaggacaaataacagTTCACCAAGATTAAACGTAGAACTCCAACAAGCACCAACTGCATTGTAGCATTTTAATGTCACCCTTTACTAGTTATAATTAAGTGGTTAGCAAAAACTCATTCCCGTTTGTAACTACACTGAAATTCCCTGATATATTGTGTGCACCCAAATCCATCCAAACATAAAACTGCCAGTCTGGAGATACAGCGCTGTGGTAACTATGCCCAGAAGGAAGAAACTGACTTGTAAATATAAATGCCAACACACAATCCATTTCTCACAGGGGCAAAGTGCTCATCATTGGCAAATATCTGCTCTACAGGCACATCCAATCCCTCTGCTGCAGCTGCAATCGCATAGTAAATGCTAGTCAGTTGCAATTCAAAGAATATCTAAAGACCAATGAGAATCTAGGCAAAAGACCATCTTTATTCTAAAGGATCTTTCCACTTTTCCTGTGAGCAAGAATAATTCCAGACAATGTCCTATAAAGCTAGGGTGAAATGCCGCTCATTTTTCCTTCCTAATTATTATATCAGCATGGGTTTCCTAAAGTGTTGTTAGCTATTTTTAggttatatttttttgggggggggggcattttctatttaaaaaaaaaaactgatcagAGAATGGAACAGGAACTAAGCAGCTTCTACTGCGGGTGCTACAAATTATACAATTTGTTGCACTTTCAAGATTTTTCAGCAGTTTATCCTTTAGCCTATGATTGCATATCTGGAGATACGAATCCTGTTAGGCATCTGTGGTTTCAATAAAACTTTGTTTTGCCTTCACTTGTGTTTTTGCCGGAGTGCTTGTGGCTATAGAATCTTTATaaatttgagatatatatatattcaagaacAGTGAGtatacatacagttgtgttcagccTGATATGAACAAAAGAGATGAGTCCATATAGTGGACAGCCCCTTGTACAGTATTTCGCTGTTTGTCCTGCAGGCTGATCAGTCGGAAACCAATGGGCTCTGTTTGTTGTATTAAATCAGAACAGTATCCACTTTTCCCCTGTAAGTAAACCTGGGTTTTCTTAAAGTGGCCCAAAAAGACAGGGCTAGGATTCATCCAGAGCAGTGGTTTTATATGTTTTAAGTGTAGGCCCCCATGGATGCAATAGGTCAAAGATATAGGAAACAATGTAGAACAGCAAGTAATTGTGTGTTCTGAAAGAGGCTTTGCCCCCCAAAGTGAGATATTGAGTCAGGAttgaaaaacttttgaaaaaaaaattgtataaataaagtataagtTCAGTcctatttttctgttttatttagttGGACACACTAACACACTAAACACAATGGAAAGTCTGTGGCTTGGTCcagtttaacatttaaataaagtgAGAATTCATTACGTACAACACTGAAATGAATAATACCATGATGCTTTGCTCTAACTCACTGCCATACCTCCAGGAGCTTCACTTTCCATATAAACTGTCTGGCTGAACTATCACGGTGCATGCGGCGGCTCAATGCTTTTAGAAGGTTCAGATACGGTTTCTACAGGTTCCATTCTCTCAAACAGAATAACCAATTCAAAATGCGGAGTCTGCGGGAAAAGGTCGACCGCTAGAGCTTTGATGGGTCGAAATGGTCGTCCCTTGACGCGATTGGAAGGCGCACGGCACAGGCTGCAACAAATGATTTACAAAATCAGTAATGTTTCCATTCATTGCTAAACTGTAGCTGCAATCAGTACAGCATAACTATATAGCACTAATAATATGGCTCTGTACCATTCAGAGACACTAGGGTAGAGTATAGGCTGGGTTATAGGGGATATGCAGACACAGTTGCCTACAGGCCCGCAtatgtggtgaggccacaaaggcccgggcctagggcgggacattttcaggggtggcatgccgcccagccgcagcTCCCCAGCAAGCAGCCCCATGCCCGCACATGCTCGTGCTAGGATCGGGGCATGCGTGAAAGTgcaggcactaggacctggtggcctaggggcgccaagcatggaaatccagccctgggtgCCTATGGGGTGAATGGAGTGTGTAGCCCCAGAGAAGGCCTGCTGGAATTTGTATAATAATTATGCCTATTTATAATCACCTGGTTCTGATTTTTGAAgtaatgtagcagaaatcagttTTCTGTGTATGTTAATTTGCTGATTTCTGCAACACTCTTTTAAGACTCAAAACCACCAGACAGACAGTCAAGATATTcattagcaattatatttactaaaatccattaTTTCAGCTGGATGTAATATAATTTAatcaactgcaaaaaaataaatgacacattCAGTCCTCAAgagctttaaaggggtagtttgtcTTTAAGCAAAATTTTACTAAGTTGGCTAATTTTTAAgcacttttcagctggtcttcatttttttaaattttatatatatatatatatatatatatatatatatatatatatatatatatatatatatatatatatatatatattttatggttattactacattttattaGTTAcccttctattcagcccctctccttttcatactCCAGTccctcattcaagccactgcctggctgctaggaAAAAAttaaccctagcaaacagatagctgctgaacaagAAATTAAGTAAagcaaaaccacagaaaataaaaagtgaagaccaatagcaaattatctcagaatattaatctctatatcatgctaaaaggtTTTTTGACTCCTGTTATTCATAGGATTTACCCGTGTAAACGTCTGCCTCTGCTTtgctcctttaataacatttactCAACTAAGTTACTCACTCAACAAAGTTGTTCATTGCAGCCTTGGGATTGCAGGATACATAAATCAATTGTTTTAAATGCTCTGCTTTTCTGATTGCAATAATCACCTTGGAGTCTAGGGTAATGAACACAAAGATTTTAGGCATATTAGGCACAAATATATAATGCAACTGACAATACAAAGTTACTCCGTCTATGTGTGCAAGACCACTGCACTTTATTCCAGCTCTGAATTACACAATGTCTCATTGACAAAAAGATGAGTTGCCAAAGACTTTCTTAAAACTCATAAGGATGCAGAGCTGTTGACTGTGTAGCTGTAGCAATACATGGTGCAGTCACTAGTTTGTTTGCCAGCATAAAATGATGCTAATCGAGGAGCAAGCATCAATTCAGCTAATAAGAAAAAAGCAGGCACtgtgtttccttaaaggaaaactatacccccaaaatgaatacttaagcaaaagatagtttatatcatattaagtggcatactaaagaatcttaccaaactggtacgGTAATTAtccttaagtaaatattgtccttttacatcttttgccttgaatcaccatttcgtgatggtctgtgtgctgcctcagagatcacctgaccagaaatactacaattctaactgtaacaggaagaaatgttgaagcaaaagacagattgGCTAATtaactggctcatgtgacctaacaagtatagtttgtttggtatgtttgtgtgcactgtgaatcgtatgatcccagggggcggcccttatttttttaaaatggcaattttctatctatgattacccaatggcacacactactaggaaagtatattattatagaaatggtttatttacatgaagcagggttttacatatgagctgttttatgcaatatatttttctagagacctacattgtttgggggtatagttttcctttaaagggattctgtcatgatttttatgatgtcgtttttatttctaaattacacggtttacactgcatataatttactctacaatataaaatgttatttctgaaccagcaagtgtattttttttagttataatattagtgtgtaggcagccatctcaggtcattttgcctggtcatgtgcttccagAAAGCGCCAGCACTatgggatggaactgctttctggcaggctgttgtttctcctactcaatgtaaccgaatgtgtcacagtgggacctggattttactattgagtgctgttcttagatctaccagataATATAATCTTATGATTTATATATAATCTTGTGTTAGAGAGTTGCTGTCTGCTTAACTTCCCATTGATccgttgttaggctgctagggggaaagggagggggtaatatcactccaacttgcagtacagcagtaaagagtgactgtaatTTATCTGAGTTTCCTCCAGGATGCTCGTGGCCACACTTTTAATCTTTGCACACAGAAAATGAATAGATTGAAgtgtacagaaaaataaaattttgttgcCATGAAAAACAGTACTTACGAAGGCCAGCTCTTGGCGGATCAACAATAGCCAGTGGGCTTGGGAACGTGTAAGAGTTAATAAGAGTGGGAAAAATGTCCTCAGCTTTGCCACATCGGAACTCTACATTGTCCAAATCTGTGGAAATATAGGATTCATACTTAACTGTTGAAAGGTGATGTCTTGTTAAAATTATGTTAAATATAAAGCATACACAGCAACAACTAGAGTACAGTTCTTATATAAAATCTGCCATGAACTATATGCGACTTGTATGCAATGTTTTGGTCCAAATGTTTTGTCAAGTGTTTACAGGTGAGGTTTGTGCATCACAAGCAACTTATAGTCCAATGATGAGAATTatgctgaaaatatgtttttagctGCTGATACAGTGCTTTATAGAAACCAATCTAGATGCACAGCTCTCTGGAAtctaacataaaaacaaaatataaaatcatttttgccaccataaaaagttaataaagtaaaaaaaactgcactttTGGCTTTCATGTGAAAAGTACCTTTAAAGCCACAGTGTATTTTGGGGAAAGGGCTTTTGCAACAGGCAGTTTGGAAATGATGAATAGGCAAGAAATGTTCTTGGAGTTTTCATGCAAATTACTTACTATTTAGTTGAGCATTGGCCTTGGCATCTGCAATAGCTTCCTGACATAGTTCAATTCCAACAACTTTTTTGACTTTCTATCAAAGAAGATAAAGGAAAGCTTCAAGACAGTCTGCAAGTGTCCCAGATGCCATTAACATCTGTGAAAATCAGACAAACTACAGCAAAACATACATTTCACATTATGGAAAGAAATAAAACTATCAACAATTCATAATTTttagaaaacagaaaaattaaatgttaaattataGTACAAtggtttgaaagcagaaagtattAGTAACAAATACAGTGCAAAATTGCAGAAACCAACCAGCTACAGTATTTTACCTGCAGAAGGAATGTTAAAGCtgagttgctatgggttgctatgggttactggactttGGCAAATTTTGCCAAGTATAAGTTAATACACCCTGATAATTGCACCTGGTTTTGGACTAGCTTTGTCCCGCCAAGTTTCATAGGAGGGGACTGGCTGTTAGAATGTGACCAAACTGCCAAATTATCCTCACTATGAATAGAAAATTGTCCATAATCAGGAGGCAGTTCTCAGCACTCAAGCCTGGCAGACCTTTCCTTCATAACCAATTCAAATCAGAATATGAAATATGATTAAGTTTTGCCCTGTGCTGAAATGCAAAATTTATATAAGCTCCCTGATAGCTCAAAGCCAATGACAGTTCTAAACCAATGTCAGCATTGGATACCTGACAAATAAGTGTGATAAAGGAAAAAACATTACTTTACTGCACTTACATTTTATGCCAATAATCTTTTGTTTAATAGAATCTGATTTAATATTTTGGACAAAGCTCAGGACTGGGGGATCCTAATCCCACACACAGTATTTCTATAGTTCCCCATTAGGCTTATGGCACCCCTTATGGCTTATGTTCATTCTACATTGCAGGCAGCTCACCTTAGCCAAAGAAATGCCAATGGTTCCTGTCCCACAGCAAACATCCAAAACAGTGGTGTCCTGATCCAGCTGAGCCCAGTCTCCGATAGCTGAATAGAGAACCTCAGCTGCAAGTGTATTAACCTGCAAGAAGGGATTCCTTTAAGTATAACATATACAGACGTTATAAATCTTCCATGGTTGCAGCACCCTCTGCCATACACCTGTGTCCATAGAGTGCCAATAGGACACATGGAATTGAATACCTGGAAGAAGGCATGAGGTGAAATTCTGAAGGACAGGCCAAGTAAATCTTCATAAATATATTGGTCTCCAGCTACATGTTCCACAGGCAAATCCTCCAGGAGGGGAGACTTCCTGCACAAAAAAGACAGAAAAGGAAGAATAAGGACAAAATGCAGCATTCAGTATGTCAGTCAGAAGCAATTACACACACCACAAACTCATACCTTTGACCTTCTTCAACAAAATAAAGGGAGGTGACCCCACTTTCCTTCCCGGATCCTTTAGTAAAATAGTCTGATAAAGATGCTTTAAGCTCTGTAAGCACCTCTTTAGGCAATTTCTGAAGGTAAAACAGtgcaagagttaaaaaaaaaatttaaaaataccaACACAAGTTGGagtattacacaaaaaaattcaatCCTGCTATTATCATTCtattatggaatatagctcaatCAATAATTTccctcacaaacacacacacatgtgagccatattcaaatgtaaaaggtcatggagagcaacacaatcatgttcctggggtgctaaataaggtcTTTGATCGGCTATGTGGACTGGTTGCCTACACGAGGCTTTGTTCTGCAGTAAACcgagtttttatgcaaccaaaacttccctccaaaccagaaatcgaaaaataagcacctgctctgacaccactgggagcaacatccaaggggttggtgagtaacatgttgctcacgagctactgggatcttaaaggagaaggaaaccccctgggcgcaaaaatccctccaccctcccctgtgttgctccaATTGAGAAACCTTTGGTGCAATCTAAAAAAAGTATCACATCAAAATGAATTGGCTCCTAATATTCAACCTTTAGGTGTGAAAACTTCCGCATACAGCCTCAGTCCAAATCTAGAGCAAATATCTGCATAAGGGCCAAGAAAAAAGATGGCAGATAATGCTCTCCACTGATTGCAGTCTTGTGTGTAAATCAAGGCCTCTAGCACATAACTTAGATTGTAATATCTACAAAGAAGGGACCACAGTGTGCCAAACAAATATGTGTACAGTGGCATACCTGGGGGTTAAAATACACTATTGCCATAACCTGTCCCTTTCTGGTGGTACGGACAGTGAGTTGCTTCCAATGGCCGTCATATGTTTCAGGGCTATAAACATCATATGGAGTGCTCCTGTGTGAGAATAGCAAAAACATTCCAACTATTAGCTCATTGTTCTGAAAGCATGGAAGACGCACACACCATGAAATATGCCGTGACATCAAACTGTACCTGATATATTCCTGGAAAGCCTTCACAACGTTCTTGGTAACAGGAGGAATGTTAATTGTATCAAATGGCTCTACCACAGCACATGTGCCTCCCTTATATTTGCTGAGCCTGCAGCCGACTGTTTTGTCTTCCCGGTTAACACCATATCCAATAAGGAATTCAGATTTGTTACGATACTCTGTCTGACAGAAAGAAAAAACTGCTTTTACTGCTATGGCCAGTGGCCCCGGAGAGCATTTTAAATTGCAAGTAGAACAGATGCAGAactagaaagcaaataattaaaataaaaaacaaaaagaggaaaaagTCAAAAATACGATAAGCAatgaaattcaatttaaatgtgACCTTTCCTTTAATATCTTAACCATCCTCTCAAGTTTTGAAAGTATAAAAGGATCAGGTGTATATAAGGCCTAAGTAGGCTACCTGGCACAAAGCATTGCCATAAATAAATACCTAAATGCCataaataaataccaaaaaattccaaaatcaTAATGAGATAATCCTTGATCATAATGATAGagttacaattaggggcagatttatcaagggtcgaaatgaaatacttcgaatttgaatatcgaattcaaagtattttcaccgaatttggccatcgaatgatcgaagtaaaattgctcaattttagcGTACGAcccaacgattttacttcgatgtgtgaagacttagaaaatgtttttttaaagagacagtacttcgattatcgaacaatttttacttcgaatctaagtcgaagtcgtagtatcctattcgatggtcgaagtatccaaaaaattactttgaattttgaatttttttacttcgaaaaattccctctaattcacttcgaccgtcagggagccgggagccccctctggggagtagtccggatctaggaggaagcccctcaggagggatcagggtcgtggtatccaggggtaaggcaagagaataaccaaagtccaagcacaggtcaaaaggcaggcggaatacaaacaaagtccagggccaggcagggggtcaatgacaggcagagtatcagcgaagtccaggtccaggcaaggggtcacaccaaggaatcaggcagatataagcaggggaaacagcaagggaacccaggaatcacttaggaatcaggatcctattttcgggcgccatcttggcgcctcaggcgtccttttatgtttgaatttggcgcccttgcgctagcgtcagcgcgcctgcgaccgtcgcgccgcgctggcgtcactgcgccggcgtcggaacccacgtgggttgcctgggcgccgccatcttggattcttcgccgccgggagcggacgcgactcctcgcgctcccggcggtcttgacagacccttgctaaatctgcccccttagtgCCTCTGGTATttagtttagggatgcaccgaatccactattttggattcggccgaacccccgaatccttcgtgaaagattcggccgaataccgaaacgaatTACATATTACagattaggggtggaaagggaaaaacatcttttacttccttattttgtgacaaaaagtcactcaatttccccccgcccctaatttgaatatgcaaattaggattcggttcggctgggcagaaggatttagccgaatcctggtgaaaaaggcagaatcctgtccgaatcccgaaccgaatcctggattcggtgcatccctaatttagttTTCACTAATAATGGTCCGGAAGAACTTGCACTTGATTCTTGTTACTGAGCTATGGCATTGAAACACAAAACAGGAAgatgaataaattaataaaatggcATGTTCCAGAAACCCATCAATACTTCGGTATAATGTAAGTAACAAGCCAGTAATAAATCAGAATGCCTATAATCAAGCTAGGGTTGTCAATACTTCAAGTGTATTGTATGGGTATT from Xenopus laevis strain J_2021 chromosome 1S, Xenopus_laevis_v10.1, whole genome shotgun sequence harbors:
- the trmt2a.S gene encoding tRNA methyltransferase 2 homolog A S homeolog, translating into MAAPVSDMKMEPRENENICISEELSQEGSPTEEDGSSEMAEVVAETCHESKDKAGIYRYIKDDLFTSEIFKVEIQNLPKYIGFNDLKKFLGKYGLNPHKIKLMKKQTFAFVTFKSEEERDKAMKVIHGVMWKNRPLSVRLAKPRADPIMQKRKQEEDGEQPESKRQTVHNDAEEEPLSKQISDVVTPLWQVPYEEQLKIKEEECCKVLKQLTKEIGVNNKPLMPWLFEQKQKYNRLCCPLERVIPSPIQTEYRNKSEFLIGYGVNREDKTVGCRLSKYKGGTCAVVEPFDTINIPPVTKNVVKAFQEYIRSTPYDVYSPETYDGHWKQLTVRTTRKGQVMAIVYFNPQKLPKEVLTELKASLSDYFTKGSGKESGVTSLYFVEEGQRKSPLLEDLPVEHVAGDQYIYEDLLGLSFRISPHAFFQVNTLAAEVLYSAIGDWAQLDQDTTVLDVCCGTGTIGISLAKKVKKVVGIELCQEAIADAKANAQLNNLDNVEFRCGKAEDIFPTLINSYTFPSPLAIVDPPRAGLHSKVIIAIRKAEHLKQLIYVSCNPKAAMNNFVDLCRAPSNRVKGRPFRPIKALAVDLFPQTPHFELVILFERMEPVETVSEPSKSIEPPHAP